In Erythrobacter sp. F6033, a single genomic region encodes these proteins:
- the cobA gene encoding uroporphyrinogen-III C-methyltransferase, with product MENTGTIFLVGAGPGDPDLLTLRAARLIEQAETIVHDGLVSREILAMARPTARLISVAKQRSKHTLPQEEINALLVREALAGRDVVRLKGGDPLIFGRGGEEAEDAKAAGVNVEIVPGISAANGAAAATQIALTHRDASSIVSFVAGQCKGLSDQNWSGLAGAGRTLVIYMGVKTAPQIAEKLMADGLAPDMPLAVIENAARSDMRVVRGMLAGLPDLVTNEKIKSPALIVIGEVTARDNVALTQTALEAAR from the coding sequence GGCCGGGTGATCCCGACCTTTTGACGCTACGAGCCGCTCGATTGATCGAGCAAGCCGAGACGATCGTCCATGATGGTCTCGTCAGCCGCGAGATACTCGCGATGGCTCGCCCAACCGCTCGCCTAATCTCTGTCGCAAAGCAGCGCTCGAAGCACACGCTGCCACAGGAAGAGATTAACGCCCTGTTGGTTCGAGAAGCTCTCGCCGGACGCGATGTTGTGCGCCTCAAGGGCGGCGACCCGCTGATCTTCGGTCGCGGCGGTGAAGAGGCAGAAGATGCCAAAGCCGCCGGTGTTAACGTGGAGATTGTGCCAGGCATTTCCGCAGCCAACGGCGCGGCAGCGGCGACCCAGATTGCTCTCACCCATCGCGACGCTTCCAGCATCGTCAGCTTTGTCGCGGGCCAATGCAAAGGTCTCTCGGATCAGAACTGGTCTGGCCTCGCCGGTGCTGGCCGGACGCTGGTGATCTATATGGGCGTCAAAACCGCACCGCAGATTGCCGAGAAGCTGATGGCAGACGGCCTTGCGCCGGACATGCCACTAGCCGTGATCGAAAACGCTGCGCGTAGCGATATGCGGGTGGTTCGCGGGATGCTGGCCGGTCTGCCCGATCTCGTCACAAACGAAAAAATCAAAAGCCCCGCTCTGATCGTGATCGGTGAAGTCACCGCTCGCGACAATGTTGCGCTTACTCAAACAGCTTTGGAGGCAGCCCGGTGA
- a CDS encoding DUF2849 domain-containing protein: MKILTGNDLKSGAVIWWDGENWSIYVDCAADVGEQGQEILAREEALRRVNVPYIIEAERTEAGVRPAHIKDRVRAVGPTVRPDLTLNPQNPEALDWVI, translated from the coding sequence GTGAAAATCCTGACTGGAAACGATCTTAAATCCGGCGCCGTCATCTGGTGGGATGGCGAAAACTGGTCAATCTATGTCGATTGCGCTGCCGATGTCGGTGAGCAGGGACAAGAGATCCTCGCGCGTGAAGAAGCTCTTCGCCGCGTCAACGTGCCCTACATCATCGAAGCGGAACGCACCGAAGCCGGCGTGCGCCCTGCCCATATCAAAGACCGTGTGCGCGCGGTTGGCCCCACCGTTCGGCCTGATCTCACGCTCAACCCCCAAAACCCCGAAGCTCTCGACTGGGTAATCTGA
- a CDS encoding nitrite/sulfite reductase has product MYKYDNYDQQMVDARVEEFRDQARRRLEGKLTEDQFKPLRLMNGLYLQLHAYMLRVAIPYGTLNSEQMTALANIADKYDRGYGHFTTRQNLQYNWIKLEDAADILADLAKVEMHAIQTSGNCIRNISSDHFAGASHDELVDPRPYAELMRQWSSFHPEFTYLPRKFKICVIASEKDRAAMRLHDIGIQIVEKDGEVGARFFVGGGMGRTPMIAPMIRDFVPLDQLITYAEACLRVYNRYGRRDNKYKARIKILVHELGKDEYTRQVEEEFAHMLEQGVEPPREELERIKPFFADPAFEDGPKTVDRSDPDFALWVDRNTHRHKHDSYASAVISLKPVAGIPGDATGDQMRVMAKLAKQYSFDELRIMHTQNVVLPHVKIADLHALWTQLDAADLGAPNMDTIEDMIACPGLDYCALANARSIPLAQRISEKFDASGKTEKLGELKLKISGCINACGHHHAGHIGILGVDKKGKENYQLSLGGSEAEDVSLAKITGPGFDEDGVIEAVEKVTDVYLDQREGEERFLDTYRRIGMAPFKEALYD; this is encoded by the coding sequence ATGTACAAATATGACAATTACGATCAGCAAATGGTCGATGCCCGCGTTGAAGAATTCCGCGATCAGGCACGTCGTCGCCTCGAAGGCAAACTGACCGAAGACCAGTTTAAGCCGCTGCGGTTGATGAATGGCCTGTACCTGCAACTCCACGCATACATGCTGCGCGTCGCCATTCCCTATGGCACGCTGAACAGCGAGCAGATGACGGCGCTCGCCAATATCGCGGACAAATATGATCGCGGCTATGGCCACTTCACCACGCGTCAGAACCTGCAATATAACTGGATCAAACTGGAGGATGCGGCGGACATCCTCGCCGATCTGGCCAAAGTCGAAATGCACGCGATCCAGACCAGCGGAAACTGCATTCGCAACATTTCGTCCGATCACTTTGCTGGCGCATCACATGACGAGCTTGTCGATCCGCGCCCTTACGCAGAGCTGATGCGGCAATGGTCGAGCTTCCATCCGGAATTCACTTATCTGCCGCGCAAGTTCAAAATCTGCGTGATTGCATCGGAAAAAGACCGTGCTGCGATGCGCCTGCACGATATCGGCATCCAAATTGTCGAGAAAGACGGCGAAGTGGGCGCACGCTTCTTTGTCGGTGGCGGTATGGGTCGCACCCCGATGATTGCCCCGATGATCCGCGACTTTGTGCCGCTGGATCAACTGATCACCTATGCCGAGGCGTGCCTGCGCGTATACAACCGCTACGGACGGCGCGATAACAAGTACAAGGCGCGCATCAAGATCCTAGTCCATGAGCTAGGCAAGGACGAATATACGCGTCAGGTCGAGGAAGAATTCGCGCACATGCTTGAACAGGGCGTTGAGCCTCCGCGCGAGGAACTCGAGCGTATCAAGCCGTTCTTTGCCGATCCCGCCTTTGAGGATGGTCCCAAAACAGTGGATCGCTCTGATCCCGATTTTGCTTTGTGGGTGGATCGCAACACGCACCGACACAAACACGACAGCTATGCCAGTGCAGTTATATCGCTCAAACCTGTTGCAGGCATTCCCGGAGATGCAACCGGCGATCAGATGCGCGTGATGGCGAAGCTGGCCAAGCAGTACAGTTTTGACGAGCTGCGCATCATGCACACGCAAAACGTCGTCCTGCCGCATGTGAAGATCGCCGATCTTCATGCGCTTTGGACGCAGCTCGACGCAGCTGATCTTGGCGCTCCGAATATGGACACGATCGAAGACATGATCGCGTGCCCCGGCCTCGATTACTGCGCGCTGGCCAATGCCCGCTCTATTCCTCTTGCGCAGCGCATTTCGGAAAAATTCGATGCGTCTGGCAAGACCGAGAAATTGGGCGAATTGAAGCTCAAAATCTCGGGCTGCATTAACGCCTGCGGACACCACCATGCCGGTCATATCGGCATCTTGGGCGTCGATAAGAAGGGCAAGGAAAACTACCAGCTTTCCCTTGGCGGAAGCGAGGCGGAGGATGTTTCACTCGCGAAGATCACTGGCCCCGGCTTTGACGAAGACGGCGTGATCGAAGCGGTTGAGAAAGTGACCGATGTCTATCTCGATCAGCGCGAGGGAGAGGAACGGTTCCTGGACACCTACCGACGCATCGGAATGGCCCCGTTCAAGGAGGCGCTTTATGACTGA
- a CDS encoding DUF934 domain-containing protein has protein sequence MTDRDDLGTSPDEVQFRFRDDEVADHGTVTVDACCDQTNATAVRIEPGDDARALLPFLDRLALVEVNFPSFADGRGYSSARILREAGYTGELRAVGDVLIDQLSHMRRCGFDAFAPDTPLDEDDAQRAFATWDNVYQTTIDGRKTIQELRHE, from the coding sequence ATGACTGATCGTGACGATCTTGGGACATCCCCAGACGAAGTGCAGTTCCGTTTCCGCGATGATGAGGTCGCCGATCACGGCACTGTCACGGTCGATGCCTGCTGCGACCAGACCAACGCAACTGCTGTGCGTATTGAACCAGGCGACGATGCGCGTGCGCTCTTGCCGTTTCTTGATAGGCTTGCGCTCGTCGAAGTGAACTTCCCTAGCTTTGCTGACGGGCGAGGCTATTCCTCTGCGCGCATCCTGCGCGAGGCCGGATATACAGGCGAGTTGCGCGCGGTCGGAGATGTGTTGATCGATCAACTCAGCCATATGCGCCGCTGCGGCTTTGATGCTTTTGCACCCGATACACCGCTGGATGAAGACGATGCGCAGCGTGCCTTCGCAACGTGGGATAATGTGTACCAGACCACGATCGATGGCCGCAAAACCATTCAGGAATTGCGTCATGAATGA
- a CDS encoding phosphoadenylyl-sulfate reductase gives MNEVRKIDRIDTAPRFTEHDAVRLNRMFRGSSTQEMLDAVIKSSLAGDVTTVSSFGAESVVLLHLIAQVDPSVPVLFLDTGKHFAATIKYRDEVVERLGLTNLVVLTPDEANLSAKDETGLRWSYDPDGCCEIRKVIPLARALADYDASFTGRKAFQSSTRANLPRFEVDTSDAQGRLKINPLIDWTAEDINAYLEEHDLPRHPLVAEGFPSIGCEPCTHKVADGDDPRSGRWKGWDKVECGIHQPGEEPFL, from the coding sequence ATGAATGAAGTCCGCAAAATTGACCGCATCGATACTGCCCCGCGTTTTACAGAGCACGATGCCGTGCGGCTCAACCGGATGTTTCGCGGCTCCTCGACACAGGAAATGCTCGATGCCGTGATCAAAAGCAGCCTTGCCGGCGATGTGACGACCGTATCCAGCTTTGGCGCGGAAAGTGTCGTCCTGCTCCATCTGATCGCGCAGGTCGATCCATCGGTACCCGTCCTGTTCCTCGACACCGGAAAGCACTTTGCTGCCACGATCAAATACCGCGATGAAGTGGTGGAGCGGCTTGGCCTGACCAATCTCGTGGTGCTGACACCGGACGAGGCCAACCTTTCGGCCAAAGACGAGACCGGTTTGCGCTGGTCCTATGATCCGGATGGCTGCTGCGAAATCAGAAAGGTCATTCCGCTCGCAAGGGCACTCGCCGATTACGATGCGAGCTTTACGGGCCGCAAGGCGTTCCAATCTTCGACACGCGCAAATTTGCCGCGTTTCGAAGTGGACACTTCAGACGCGCAGGGCAGGCTCAAGATCAATCCGCTGATCGATTGGACTGCGGAAGACATTAACGCCTATTTGGAAGAGCACGATCTACCGCGTCACCCGCTTGTGGCCGAAGGTTTCCCGTCGATTGGATGCGAGCCATGCACACACAAGGTGGCAGATGGCGACGACCCACGCTCGGGCCGCTGGAAAGGCTGGGACAAGGTCGAATGCGGCATCCACCAGCCGGGCGAGGAACCGTTCCTTTGA